The Anastrepha ludens isolate Willacy chromosome X, idAnaLude1.1, whole genome shotgun sequence genome includes a window with the following:
- the LOC128869753 gene encoding kelch domain-containing protein 10 homolog codes for RTGYPFGESCSNDCYIYQTTGKKPSVERIEATGDAPIPQYGPGIVLHEHYLYTVGGTTGYDYSCEVHRLNLRTRVWECVYICRPDIREDPEGRYRHEVVYDGQYIYVLGGGTSNLVYDLQRIPAFNLITNRWEYFVTLPDRTSQTNLTIERQNSGYPNPRKCFSCVQHTKSNGEVEAFITGGLQADQVYFSDIWRLNFTTKQWTLIKTASLPKALYFHAAAHSQNGCMYIFGGIEYDEKRIRRCNDLYKMWMTIPLLSEICWEAVLHYRPNLKLNGHSQLLKMGIPLRFAQRLWHSSKAK; via the exons CGCACCGGCTATCCATTTGGTGAATCTTGCTCAAACGATTGTTATATATATCAAACAACAGGTAAAAAACCGAGTGTTGAGCGAATAGAGGCTACTGGTGATGCGCCAATTCCGCAATATGGGCCGGGAATAGTTTTACACGAACATTATTTATATACGGTTGGGGGAACAACTGGTTATGATTACTCTTGTGAAGTGCATCGCTTAAATTTGCGCACACGAGTGTGGGAATGCGTATATATCTGTCGTCCAGATATACGCGAAGATCCAGAGGGTCGTTATCGTCACGAAGTTGTCTACGATGGgcaatacatatatgtgctGGGTGGTGGTACATCGAATTTAGTGTATGATTTACAACGCATCcctgcatttaatttaattacaaaccGATGGGAATATTTCGTCACATTACCCGATCGAACATCACAAACAAATCTAacaatcgagcgacaaaattccGGATATCCAAACCCACGAAAGTGCTTTTCCTGCGTACAGCACACGAAATCGAATGGTGAGGTCGAAGCATTCATTACGGGAGGCTTGCAG GCCGATCAAgtatatttttcagatatatGGAGATTAAATTTTACTACTAAGCAATGGACACTTATAAAAACAGCCTCTCTACCAAAAGCTTTGTACTTCCATGCCGCAGCGCACAGTCAAaatggttgtatgtacatattcggTGGTATTGAATATGATGAAAAACGTATACGACGGTGCAATGACCTTTATAAAATGTGGATGACCATACCATTATTAAGTGAAATTTGCTGGGAGGCAGTGTTACATTACAGACCAAATCTCAAATTGAATGGCCACTCACAGCTGCTTAAAATGGGCATACCATTGCGCTTTGCACAGAGATTGTGGCATTCTTCAAAAGCCAAATGA
- the LOC128869532 gene encoding uncharacterized protein LOC128869532 isoform X2: MVHKIQFVMLILSFYFKIIDSELVTYYLKKRLRENKIILSVAANLMRSQSVWSLEHSSTFWEVDCQSNGDKFFKDNFRMERSCFEKLCSKLEKIAKRKTNYRNPISLKKRVAIALYALGSSSEYRSIGHLFGVGKATVCKILIEFCNEVGTSLAPIYLKNFPLTRAQIENGVADFNAMGYPQCIGAIDGCHIEIHPRKEEAIDYYNYKGWYSVVLLALVDAKYRFVYIHCGSPGRCNDSGIFEKPSLKRELQSCALLDELSLLYGSTKIPVHIIGDSAFRLSQHLMKPYPTKSPIGLNLKNNFSPEQ, from the exons atggtgcataaaattcaatttgttatgttgattttatcattttattttaaaataattgatagtgagttggtcacatattatttaaaaaaaaggttaagggaaaataaaataattttaagcgttGCTGCCAATTTAATGCGTTCGCAAAGTGTATGGTCTTTG gAACATTCCAGTACCTTTTGGGAAGTAGACTGCCAGAGTAATGGGGACaagtttttcaaagataatTTCCGAATGGAAAGATcctgctttgaaaaattgtgcagcaaacttgaaaaaatagccaaaagaaaaacgaactaTCGAAACCcgatttcactaaaaaagcGCGTGGCAATTGCTCTGTATGCACTAGGATCTTCTAGTGAATACAGATCAATTGGACATTTGTTTGGAGTAGGCAAAGCAACTGTTTGCAAAATACTCATCGAGTTTTGCAATGAAGTTGGGACATCTTTGGCtccaatatatttgaaaaattttccactGACAAGGGCGCAAATTGAGAATGGAGTCGCAGATTTTAATGCAATGGGCTATCCACAATGTATTGGAGCAATAG ATGGATGTCATATTGAAATTCATCCAAGAAAGGAAGAAGCCATTGATTACTACAACTACAAAGGGTGGTATTCCGTAGTACTATTGGCTTTGGTAGACGCAAAATATAGATTTGTTTATATACATTGCGGCAGTCCTGGAAGATGCAACGACtccggaatttttgaaaaaccatcGCTAAAGCGCGAGTTGCAAAGTTGTGCACTTCTTGATGAATTGAGCTTGCTGTATGGATCCACAAAAATACCAGTCCATATTATAGGGGACTCTGCTTTTCGTCTCTCTCAGCATTTAATGAAGCCATATCCTACAAAGAGTCCAATTGGTTTAAATCTGAAAAACAACTTTTCACCagaacaataa
- the LOC128869532 gene encoding uncharacterized protein LOC128869532 isoform X1 — protein sequence MVHKIQFVMLILSFYFKIIDSELVTYYLKKRLRENKIILSVAANLMRSQSVWSLEHSSTFWEVDCQSNGDKFFKDNFRMERSCFEKLCSKLEKIAKRKTNYRNPISLKKRVAIALYALGSSSEYRSIGHLFGVGKATVCKILIEFCNEVGTSLAPIYLKNFPLTRAQIENGVADFNAMGYPQCIGAIGRFISNAIKITFNQKHLYYTDGCHIEIHPRKEEAIDYYNYKGWYSVVLLALVDAKYRFVYIHCGSPGRCNDSGIFEKPSLKRELQSCALLDELSLLYGSTKIPVHIIGDSAFRLSQHLMKPYPTKSPIGLNLKNNFSPEQ from the exons atggtgcataaaattcaatttgttatgttgattttatcattttattttaaaataattgatagtgagttggtcacatattatttaaaaaaaaggttaagggaaaataaaataattttaagcgttGCTGCCAATTTAATGCGTTCGCAAAGTGTATGGTCTTTG gAACATTCCAGTACCTTTTGGGAAGTAGACTGCCAGAGTAATGGGGACaagtttttcaaagataatTTCCGAATGGAAAGATcctgctttgaaaaattgtgcagcaaacttgaaaaaatagccaaaagaaaaacgaactaTCGAAACCcgatttcactaaaaaagcGCGTGGCAATTGCTCTGTATGCACTAGGATCTTCTAGTGAATACAGATCAATTGGACATTTGTTTGGAGTAGGCAAAGCAACTGTTTGCAAAATACTCATCGAGTTTTGCAATGAAGTTGGGACATCTTTGGCtccaatatatttgaaaaattttccactGACAAGGGCGCAAATTGAGAATGGAGTCGCAGATTTTAATGCAATGGGCTATCCACAATGTATTGGAGCAATAGGTAGGTTTATAAGTAATGCGATAAAAATAACGTTTAATCAAAAGCATCTTTATTATACAGATGGATGTCATATTGAAATTCATCCAAGAAAGGAAGAAGCCATTGATTACTACAACTACAAAGGGTGGTATTCCGTAGTACTATTGGCTTTGGTAGACGCAAAATATAGATTTGTTTATATACATTGCGGCAGTCCTGGAAGATGCAACGACtccggaatttttgaaaaaccatcGCTAAAGCGCGAGTTGCAAAGTTGTGCACTTCTTGATGAATTGAGCTTGCTGTATGGATCCACAAAAATACCAGTCCATATTATAGGGGACTCTGCTTTTCGTCTCTCTCAGCATTTAATGAAGCCATATCCTACAAAGAGTCCAATTGGTTTAAATCTGAAAAACAACTTTTCACCagaacaataa